Sequence from the uncultured Flavobacterium sp. genome:
TTCTAGGTTCAAACAAGCCCGAAGATGTTTTTGATGAATTTGACAAAGCCATTCCGCGAGACACTTTATATAATAAATATACAACTTGGCGGCCAACAAAATTATACTCGTCAATTCAATATTCATTTGGAGAATCACGATCAGATGAAGAATGTAATTGCAAAGGCAGCGTTACCAGAAAATATGTTAACGGAATAGGAGGGCAGCTATTTGCGATGACTATGCCAAACGAACCATATGTTGCTTTGACTGCTTTTTACAGACGAAGTATTTTCGAAAAATTAGATTTCAAAGCCACATATACAATCGATCCATATTCGAATAAAAATATAGGATTAGGACTTTCAGGAACCCTCGGAAAACTAAATATGTATCTTCTCGTCGATAATGTTCTCGAGTATAGAGATGTCTCAAAAGCCAATAGTCTGGCATTTCAATTCGGATTCAACTTTGTTTTTCAGGATTCTGAAGATTGATTTTTACCATATAAGTTATATAAGTTCATTTAATTGTTGTTTGCTGCAGTTTTTTGTATTGTCAATTCGAGCGTGGTCGAGAACTATGTGCAAAGTAATATCAAATAAGCTAAGAATTAAATGAACTTACATAACTTATATGGTTTAAAATAATATAGAGCTTTTTTGTAAGCACTTTCCTGTAAAGTTAAATTTATGAATAAGTTAGTATTCAAGTTTCCAATTTATTCACTATATTTGCACGCAATTCAACTAGAAATTGCAACATGATAGCACACAACTCCAAGATTATCGGCGAAGGTTTAACTTACGACGATGTATTATTAGTACCTAACTACTCGAATGTGCTTCCTCGCGAAGTGAGTATCAAATCAAAATTTTCACGAAATATAACGCTAAACGTTCCAATAGTATCAGCTGCTATGGATACCGTTACCGAAAGTGCAATGGCAATCGCTATGGCGCAAGAAGGCGGAATTGGTGTTTTACATAAAAACATGACCATCGAGCAACAAGCTGCGAAGGTAAGAAGAGTAAAACGTGCTGAGTCAGGAATGATTATCGATCCGGTAACATTGCCAATGAACTCGACAATTGCAGATGCAAAAAATGCAATGAAAGAATTCGGAATTGGCGGAATCCCAATCGTTGACGAAAACAAAATCTTAAAAGGAATCGTTACAAATCGTGACTTACGTTTTGAGAAAAATGGTGCAAGACCAATCGCTGAGGTAATGACAAGTACAAACTTAGTAACTGTTGCCGAAGGAACTTCATTAGAACAAGCCGAAGTAGTTTTACAAGGTCACAAAATCGAAAAATTACCGGTAGTAAACGCTAATTATGAATTAGTTGGTTTAATAACCTTTAGAGATATCACAAAACTGACGCAAAAACCAATCGCTAACAAAGATATTTTTGGTCGTTTAAGAGTAGCTGCCGCAATTGGAGTTACAGGTGACGCAGTCTTAAGAGCAGAAGCATTAGTTGCTGCTGGAGTAGATGCAATCATCATCGATACCGCTCACGGACATACAGAAGGTGTTGTAAATACCTTAAAAGAAGTAAAATCAAAATTCCCTCAAATAGATGTAATTGTTGGAAACATTGCAACTCCGGAAGCAGCTAAATATTTAGTAGAAAACGGAGCAGATGGAGTAAAAGTAGGGATTGGACCAGGTTCTATCTGTACAACTCGTATCGTTGCAGGTGTTGGTTTTCCTCAATTCTCAGCAGTTCTTGAAGTAGCAGCAGCTATTAAAGGAACAGGAGTTCCGGTTATTGCAGATGGTGGAATTCGTTACACAGGAGATATTCCTAAAGCAATTGCAGCAGGAGCTGATTGTGTAATGTTAGGTTCATTATTAGCAGGAACAAAAGAATCTCCGGGAGAAACAATTATTTTCGAAGGAAGAAAATTCAAATCATACCGCGGAATGGGTTCTGTTGAAGCTATGCAAACAGGTTCAAAAGATCGTTATTTCCAAGATGTTGAAGACGACGTTAAAAAATTAGTTCCGGAAGGAATTGTTGGTCGTGTTCCTTACAAAGGAGAATTAAACGAAAGTATGCTTCAATTTATCGGAGGTCTTCGCGCCGGAATGGGATACTGTGGTTCAAAAGATATTCCAACATTACAAGAAACAGGACGTTTTGTTAGAATCACGTCAAGCGGAATCACTGAAAGTCACCCACATAATGTTACAATTACAAAAGAAGCTCCAAATTATTCAAGATAATTTTTAGTTTTCTATTATAAAACAAAAGGCGTAAGAGTTTAATTCTTACGCCTTTTTTATTTTTAATTAGTTATTCCGATTTCTATACTATTTTTTAGGAGCTAATCCCGCACCCGAGGATACCTTTGTCAAAGTTTTAAACTTTGACAAAGGTTTACGTTATCTAATATTCATAATCTTGTCATTTCGACCGGAGGGAGAAATCACACTAGAAGCTCCGTCATCAAAATCGCCAATTTTTGTCGAGTTTCGCGTGTGATTTCTCCTCCGTCAAAATGACAAAACAATAAACACAATTCATATTAACGTCATATTAAATGAACTTACATCACTTATATGGTGAAAAAAATCAAGCATCACGACTATTCAAAATATCTTCAGAAGTAACATCAGAATGTAATAATTCTTCCATTTTTTTGGTCATACGTTGCGCTTCTAAAGCGTAGCCAAACATTTTTTGTTCGTAATCATCAATTGCCGATTGTAGATCTGAAAATTCTCCATTAGTCAAATTCTCTGTCAATTGATAAGCGTCCATTAAACCCATATTAACGCCTTCGCCTGCAAATGGAGGCATTACATGCGCTGCATCGCCAACAAGTGTAATATTTGAATGCGTTTTCCAAGGTTCTTCTAATGAAAATAATCTTAATGGTAATCCTGAAAAATCTGTTGAAGCATTAAAAAATGTTTTATAATCATCGCTCCAATTTGCGAAAGTTTCATTTAAAAATACTCGTATTTCTGCGTCATTTTCAAAATCAAGACCGTTATTTAAAACCCAATTTTCATCAGCTTTAAACGAAACTCCAAAGTGAACCGAGCCATCTCGCAAAGTATGCGTGTAAAACATTTTTTGTTCTCCCATTGCCATCACATTTCCGTTGCCATATTTTGGTTTGAAAGCTGGATAATCGATATCCGGATTTACAATTTCTCCCTGAATAATATAAGTACCGGAAAGTTGAGGTTCAGTATCGGTGACAAATTTTCTAGCGTTTGATCTTCCGCCGTTAGCGACAATAACAAAATCGGTAATTGTTTTAAAACCATTTTTGAATTCTAAATGATATTCGTCTTCAACTTTTTTAATATCAGTCAAATGGCTGTCCCAGACAACAGTATTTTCTTGGAGATTTTCGAGCATAATTTTTCTTAAATCATTTCTATCAATTTCAGGACGTGAATACGCATTAGTTTCATCAGGCATTTCATCCGAAGTAATATTTCCATGCATATCTGCCATTTTCTCGCCAGTTGGTCGTGCATATTTATAGAAAACGTCCATTAAATTAGCTTTTTGTATCGCTTTTTGCCCTGAATCTGAATGAATATCAAGCGTTCCTCCAGAAGTTCTGGCTTTTGCATTGATATCTCTTTCATAAACCGTAACATCTGCGCCGTTGATTTGTAAAATGCGAGCAGTTGTTAATCCAACAGGACCTCCGCCAATAATGGCTATTTTTTTATTTTTTATAAGTGATGTATTCATTTTATAGATATTGTATTTTTAATTGAATTTGCTTTTTGATATTGAGATTGATTTTTGTTTAAGGAGTTAAAGCCTTTATAACCAAATTAAAAGCTTCATCTCTAATTTCTTCAGTAAAAACAAAAGGTTTACCTGACATCGATTTTCCTTCTCTGTGAAGTTCTAAAAGAGAATAAAGTGATCCATAAGCAATACTCCAGAAAACTTCGAAAGTAACAGGAAGAAGTTCCTTTTTTTCGATTGCTTTGGTAATAAATTTTGACATTTGATCTTTAAAATCCGAAGTGATTTCAGTTAAAATAGCATCGCCGTAACTGGAATGTTTTAAAAGTTCAAGACAAGTAGTTTGCAAGGAAAAATTGATTGCAAATTTTGAACGGTTTTCCCATTGTTGGCGTAAACCATCTACAAACGACATTTCAGAAGAAAAATCAACCAACATTTCATTGAAGAAATTTTTGCCAATATCAATTCCTATTTTGCGAATAAGATCTTCTTTGTCCGAATAATAGATATACAATGTCGCTACAGAAACGCCGCATTCTTTTGCCAAACGATTCATTCCAAATCCTTCTACGCCTTGCGCAACAAGCATTTCAATAGCTTTTTGTTTTACAATTTCTTCTTTATTTGTGTCTCTTGTTCTCATAATTTGAATTAATTATGGTACAAAGATATTAATAATAAATGAACGTTCGCTTATTTATTTAAAAAAGGTTCAAAGTTGCACAGGTTCAAAGGTACAAAGGGTCGTGCTTTGATTGTTTATTGAGAAAAAGGTTCTGAGGTTTTTTTTACCGTAGAGGCGCACAGCAGTGCGTCTTACTCAATGTAGATGGCTTGTGTTTAAATAAAAAAATGAAATGTAATTATTGAATAGGCTCAAGCTTTAGTTGGAGATAATAAAAGGGAATAGGAAAAGGCTTTAGCCAAATTTTTAAAGAATTGCAATTTGCATCATCATGTAAACATAAAAAAAGCCGCTAATACAATTCCCCAAAATTATAATAGCAGCTTTTTTTTTGATAAAAATATTTTTAAGGAGTAGCGGTTTGCTCCGCTTCTCTAACTTTTTGATTGTCTAAAATTTTCTGTATAAAAGGTTTTGCTTGAGTTTCAATTTCAGATTCGGAAATATCAAGCGCTTTTGCATCTTTAGCTAATTGTAACCAAGGTTTTGGCCCATCAAAATTATAACTTCCAAAAACGATTACCGGAGTTCCTTTTACTTTTACATTTTCTTTGTCTTTCAAGATCCATTCATCAGCCCATTTATAAAGATATTTAGCGTCTTTTTCTTGTAATCTTAAACAAGAATGCGATGCTGGATAACCTGGTAAAGCATATTCGTGGAAACCAACTCCAAGTTTATTCTCGATGTTAAAATTCCATTTTAAATCCCACTCGTCGTTAAAAGTACTGGTTGTTTTTTCGGCTTTCCAATTGGTGAAAAATAATCCGGTTGGAGT
This genomic interval carries:
- the guaB gene encoding IMP dehydrogenase, translating into MIAHNSKIIGEGLTYDDVLLVPNYSNVLPREVSIKSKFSRNITLNVPIVSAAMDTVTESAMAIAMAQEGGIGVLHKNMTIEQQAAKVRRVKRAESGMIIDPVTLPMNSTIADAKNAMKEFGIGGIPIVDENKILKGIVTNRDLRFEKNGARPIAEVMTSTNLVTVAEGTSLEQAEVVLQGHKIEKLPVVNANYELVGLITFRDITKLTQKPIANKDIFGRLRVAAAIGVTGDAVLRAEALVAAGVDAIIIDTAHGHTEGVVNTLKEVKSKFPQIDVIVGNIATPEAAKYLVENGADGVKVGIGPGSICTTRIVAGVGFPQFSAVLEVAAAIKGTGVPVIADGGIRYTGDIPKAIAAGADCVMLGSLLAGTKESPGETIIFEGRKFKSYRGMGSVEAMQTGSKDRYFQDVEDDVKKLVPEGIVGRVPYKGELNESMLQFIGGLRAGMGYCGSKDIPTLQETGRFVRITSSGITESHPHNVTITKEAPNYSR
- a CDS encoding NAD(P)/FAD-dependent oxidoreductase gives rise to the protein MNTSLIKNKKIAIIGGGPVGLTTARILQINGADVTVYERDINAKARTSGGTLDIHSDSGQKAIQKANLMDVFYKYARPTGEKMADMHGNITSDEMPDETNAYSRPEIDRNDLRKIMLENLQENTVVWDSHLTDIKKVEDEYHLEFKNGFKTITDFVIVANGGRSNARKFVTDTEPQLSGTYIIQGEIVNPDIDYPAFKPKYGNGNVMAMGEQKMFYTHTLRDGSVHFGVSFKADENWVLNNGLDFENDAEIRVFLNETFANWSDDYKTFFNASTDFSGLPLRLFSLEEPWKTHSNITLVGDAAHVMPPFAGEGVNMGLMDAYQLTENLTNGEFSDLQSAIDDYEQKMFGYALEAQRMTKKMEELLHSDVTSEDILNSRDA
- a CDS encoding TetR/AcrR family transcriptional regulator, with product MRTRDTNKEEIVKQKAIEMLVAQGVEGFGMNRLAKECGVSVATLYIYYSDKEDLIRKIGIDIGKNFFNEMLVDFSSEMSFVDGLRQQWENRSKFAINFSLQTTCLELLKHSSYGDAILTEITSDFKDQMSKFITKAIEKKELLPVTFEVFWSIAYGSLYSLLELHREGKSMSGKPFVFTEEIRDEAFNLVIKALTP